A window of Nicotiana sylvestris chromosome 8, ASM39365v2, whole genome shotgun sequence genomic DNA:
aaggtgcacttgttgcattgagctcgttagGTGGTACCCTTTTCATGTCTACATGTACCTGACATTGGTGGCATTTTTGTACGTACCggatgcaatccgtctccatggtcatccaaaaatatccagctcTGAGTATTTTCTTAGCTAGAACAAAAACATTCATATGTGGTCCATAAGTTCCGGCATGTATTTCTTCGAAATCTGGAATCTTCCTTCGCTTCAACGCACCTTAACAACCCCGATCAGGGGTTCTTCTATACATGGTCCCTCTACTTTGGCAAAAGTGATTGGATAGCCTACACAGAGTGCATTTCTGAATATGGTTTGCCTGCTCTTGATATTCTCCTcttgccaaatattctttgatgtcgtggaaccaaggttttccatctgtttattcttcaacatgagcacagtaagccggCTGGTTGTGGATCCTCACTGGgacgggatcaatgaaattcttatctggatgttgtatcattgatgacaaagtggcttCTGCGTCTatgaactcattttgaattctgggtacatgtttgaattctacCTTTGTGAATCTTTTCATCAATTCCTGCATATGATGCATGTATGGTAGTATTTTGGTGTTcttcgtagcccattctccttgaacctgatgtagTAGAAGATCTGAATCGCCAATTACGAGCAgctcttgtatattcatatcgatggccaaattaagccccatgatgcaagcctcgtattctgccatgttgttggtgcatggaaacctaagTTTTGCGGATACCAGGTAATGTTGGCCTGTTTCTAATACCAAAACTACTCTGATGCCCACTCTTTTGAAGTTtgtagctccatcaaagaaaaatctACATCCGCGGTAAGCCTcaacaatgtcttctcctatgaacgatacttcttcatcaggaaaatacgatTTTAAGGGTTCGTATTATCCTCCCACAGgtttttcagcaaggtggtctgccaatACTTGTCttttgaccgccttctgagttacatagacgatatcgaactcacttaacaatatctgTCACTTAGCTAACTTCCTggttggcatgggcttctgaaagatgtacttcagagggtccatcctggatataagGTATGTGGTATAGGGACAGAGTAATGCCTTAATTTCTGAGTTGTCTAGGTCAAAGCATAGCAAGTGCATTCCAACAtagagtatcgtgcttcataaggtgtgaatttcttactcaagtagtatatgacttgctcctttcttcctgtctcatcatgttgtcacaaaacacatccgaaagctccatccaatacggACAGATAGAGTAGCACAGGTCTCCTAGGTTTTGGCAGGACTATGACTGGCAGTGTAGACAGTTATTCCatgattttgtcgaaagccctctgacaatcttcggtccaacttgtttcaggatctttcctcaacattttgaagataggttcacatataacagtggactgtgctatgaagtggTTAATGtagttgagacatcctaggaaactcatcacgtcctttttgctctttggtggtggtaactcctggatAGACTTAACTTTGGAcaggtccaactcgattcctcggcGGCTGGCAATGAATACCAGcagctttcctgcgggaacccttAATGCAAATTTTGTGGGGTTCaattttagattgtacctccttagcctatcaaagaactttctcaaattcgATATGTGATATGCGGctctcttggacttgatgatgatgttgtcgacatatacctctatttctttgaGTATCATATGGAAAATGGccgtcatggccctcatataagtagtcccggcattcttcagaccgaatggcatcatcttgtagaaGTATACTCCCCACGGTGTAAGGAAAGTTAttttttctgcgtcttcttcgtccatccatattgggtgataacccgcgaagtaACCTACAAAGGATTCTAGTTCattcttggcgcaattgtcgatctggatgtgtatatttggcagggggaaatcgtccttgggacttgctctatttaaatcccaatagtcaacacacaccaTGACTTTCCCAGCTTTCTTCGGAaccggtacaatgttggctaaccaggttgggtactcaactaccctgaggactttgtctttgatttgcttagtaaccttttccttgattttcaggctcatgtctggtttgaattttctgagtttcttcttCAGTGGCGGACAAATTGTATTGGTAGGCaatttgtgagccact
This region includes:
- the LOC138875056 gene encoding uncharacterized protein; protein product: MAEYEACIMGLNLAIDMNIQELLVIGDSDLLLHQVQGEWATKNTKILPYMHHMQELMKRFTKVEFKHVPRIQNEFIDAEATLSSMIQHPDKNFIDPVPVRIHNQPAYCAHVEE